A region from the Serinibacter arcticus genome encodes:
- a CDS encoding glycerol-3-phosphate dehydrogenase/oxidase, with protein sequence MSDDAGLDVLVIGGGVTGAGIALDAATRGLRTGIIEAQDWASGTSSRSSKLVHGGLRYLQMLDFSLVHEALTERDLLIKEIAPHLVKPVPFLYPVVKHYERPYVGAGIALYDVLATIGSRKGRAMPFHRHLSKKALHRAFPDLSDDAALGAIKYWDASVDDARLVLTVVRTAAAYGALVAPRTQLVELTKSGLGRINGAVIRDLETGEQRTVKATNVINATGVWTEDTESLAETDGGLKVLASKGIHIVVPRERIRGEVGLILQTEKSVLFVIPWSRYWVIGTTDTPYEQDPVHPVATATDIDYVIEHANAVLAEPITRDDVIGTWAGLRPLLQPGTKEGTSSAKVSREHTVASPAPGLVAIAGGKLTTYRVMAKDAVDFALGDRARTLPSITDRIPLLGAVGLQAMKRQTSRLERRFGWSTAMIDHLLHRYGSGVRDLMAAIEEQPDLARPLEHAPAYLRAEIHFAATHEQVLHLEDVLLHRTRLSYEIADAGRAALDEIAAIIAPVLGWDDAKVAAEKASWIARCEATDAAARTTTDEEAELARRAADDIAPMQPLHTVAGQ encoded by the coding sequence ATGAGCGACGACGCCGGCCTCGACGTCCTCGTCATCGGCGGCGGTGTCACCGGGGCCGGGATCGCGCTCGACGCCGCGACGCGCGGCCTGCGCACCGGCATCATCGAGGCCCAGGACTGGGCCAGCGGCACGTCCAGCCGGTCGAGCAAGCTCGTCCACGGCGGCCTGCGCTACCTGCAGATGCTCGACTTCTCCCTCGTGCACGAGGCGCTCACCGAGCGCGACCTCCTGATCAAGGAGATCGCCCCCCACCTGGTCAAGCCCGTGCCGTTCCTCTACCCGGTCGTCAAGCACTACGAGCGCCCGTACGTCGGTGCCGGCATCGCCCTGTACGACGTGCTCGCCACGATCGGCAGCCGCAAGGGCCGCGCGATGCCGTTCCACCGCCACCTGTCGAAGAAGGCGCTCCACCGCGCGTTCCCCGACCTGAGCGACGACGCGGCCCTCGGCGCCATCAAGTACTGGGACGCCTCGGTCGACGACGCCCGCCTCGTCCTCACCGTCGTCCGGACGGCCGCTGCCTACGGCGCCCTCGTGGCCCCGCGCACCCAGCTCGTCGAGCTCACCAAGAGCGGCCTCGGCCGCATCAACGGCGCCGTCATCCGCGACCTGGAGACCGGCGAGCAGCGCACGGTGAAGGCCACGAACGTCATCAACGCCACCGGCGTCTGGACCGAGGACACCGAGTCGCTCGCCGAGACCGACGGCGGTCTCAAGGTCCTCGCGTCGAAGGGCATCCACATCGTCGTGCCCCGCGAGCGGATCCGCGGCGAGGTCGGCCTGATCCTCCAGACCGAGAAGAGCGTCCTCTTCGTGATCCCGTGGTCGCGCTACTGGGTCATCGGCACGACCGACACGCCCTACGAGCAGGACCCGGTCCACCCCGTCGCCACCGCCACGGACATCGACTACGTGATCGAGCACGCCAACGCGGTGCTCGCCGAGCCGATCACCCGCGACGACGTCATCGGCACCTGGGCCGGCCTGCGACCGCTGCTCCAGCCCGGCACCAAGGAGGGCACCTCCTCGGCCAAGGTCTCGCGCGAGCACACCGTCGCCTCCCCGGCCCCCGGCCTCGTGGCGATCGCCGGCGGCAAGCTCACGACCTACCGCGTGATGGCCAAGGACGCCGTCGACTTCGCCCTCGGCGACCGCGCCCGCACCCTGCCCTCGATCACCGACCGGATCCCGCTCCTGGGCGCCGTCGGACTCCAGGCGATGAAGCGCCAGACCTCCCGTCTCGAGCGTCGCTTCGGCTGGAGCACCGCGATGATCGACCACCTGCTCCACCGCTACGGCTCCGGGGTCCGGGACCTCATGGCCGCGATCGAGGAGCAGCCCGACCTCGCCCGTCCGCTCGAGCACGCACCCGCCTACCTGCGCGCCGAGATCCACTTCGCGGCGACGCACGAGCAGGTGCTCCACCTCGAGGACGTCCTCCTGCACCGCACCCGTCTGTCGTACGAGATCGCCGACGCCGGCCGCGCCGCGCTCGACGAGATCGCCGCGATCATCGCCCCGGTCCTCGGCTGGGACGACGCGAAGGTCGCTGCGGAGAAGGCCTCGTGGATCGCCCGGTGCGAGGCGACGGACGCCGCCG
- a CDS encoding sugar-binding transcriptional regulator has protein sequence MDGRDELMHEAATMYYLQDATMETIGRQLGMSRSGVSRLLKTARERGMVQVQVRPPGAGGAVARRVERLFPVRAHVVPVRSPLTEDVRLDHVARYAAQLLLGWFGHGMTLGLAWGTTVAAVSAHLTHTPIREATVVQLNGAANTSSSGLSYGTDLVTQFAQAFDAVPEHFPVPAFFDYAATRELMWRERSVRHVLSVQARADLAVFGVGALVAPVPSHVYTSGYLEPDDRSALAADGVVGDVCTVFLRENGSWEDVAINARASGPTPRQLQAIHRRVCVVAGEAKVVPLRAALRAGTVTDLVIDEPTANALVRGTIP, from the coding sequence GTGGACGGTCGTGACGAGCTCATGCACGAGGCCGCCACCATGTACTACCTGCAGGACGCGACCATGGAGACGATCGGCCGGCAGCTCGGGATGTCCCGGTCCGGTGTGAGCAGGCTCCTGAAGACGGCGCGCGAGCGCGGGATGGTCCAGGTCCAGGTCCGGCCCCCGGGGGCGGGCGGAGCGGTGGCGCGACGGGTCGAGCGGCTGTTCCCCGTGCGTGCGCACGTGGTGCCGGTGCGGAGCCCCCTGACGGAGGACGTCCGGCTCGACCACGTCGCGCGGTACGCGGCCCAGCTGCTGCTGGGGTGGTTCGGGCACGGGATGACGCTCGGGCTCGCGTGGGGGACGACCGTGGCGGCGGTCTCCGCGCACCTGACGCACACGCCGATCCGCGAGGCGACGGTGGTGCAGCTCAACGGGGCGGCCAACACGTCGTCGTCGGGGCTGTCCTACGGCACCGACCTCGTGACGCAGTTCGCGCAGGCGTTCGACGCCGTGCCCGAGCACTTCCCGGTCCCCGCCTTCTTCGACTACGCCGCGACCCGGGAGCTCATGTGGCGCGAGCGCAGCGTGCGGCACGTGCTGAGCGTCCAGGCCAGGGCCGACCTGGCCGTGTTCGGCGTCGGCGCGCTCGTCGCGCCCGTGCCCTCGCACGTCTACACGTCGGGATACCTCGAGCCGGACGATCGGTCGGCGCTCGCGGCCGACGGCGTGGTCGGGGACGTCTGCACCGTCTTCCTGCGGGAGAACGGGTCCTGGGAGGACGTGGCGATCAACGCCAGGGCCTCGGGGCCGACGCCGCGGCAGCTGCAGGCGATCCACCGCCGGGTCTGCGTGGTGGCGGGGGAGGCGAAGGTGGTCCCTCTGCGCGCGGCCCTGCGGGCGGGCACGGTGACCGATCTCGTGATCGACGAGCCGACGGCGAACGCGCTCGTCCGTGGCACCATTCCGTGA
- a CDS encoding HNH endonuclease signature motif containing protein: protein MAQHPVLDPSTRSSLGAATNQNSAEGPGPDGPDPAATSATVLLTQALAILTRARTALTNELAGLEREPALELAERVEVTGREIDLLRLITARAVDEAAPAPMRDLVLVDHAGTMNRNEPTDETATVEPVSGCAPRPPAGGSPFRRAKDLLRVRLRISAAEAGRRIALAHRVLPRQMVTGEMVPPPLEHLGDVIASISGDSARHVIRAVKRVRPLVGPELAGQVEQTLAEEAVELDPDAIGVLADRAIALLDPDGPAPRESDLRQGLYQGPTHDGLTSYRLVVDQTQREILQTILDTGTNPRTTASAVSGDADDARPDAGADSSDGGIADDAGGPDSAAAATGPVSEAEAEAMRADTRSRARKMLDALMAAAGAALRVGDLPQIAGLPPQVLVTMQLNDLLTSLDHNATTHTTPGSGLGTGPGPGPGAGGVTPVPITACACSQAPPSPGTTNPPGLAQPFQPTGGIALLPHAGPVPIHTVRRLACDADLIPIVLGTDGRLLDVGHHHRLVPAWMRRALIARDHGCTFPGCTIPATWCEAHHIISWLTGGTTSTDNSLLLCPAHHHLIHTTNWTLTHTPTGIHFRPPWSTLPTLTTNPMHTGTTPRTTHLTG, encoded by the coding sequence ATGGCCCAGCACCCCGTCCTCGACCCGAGCACCCGCTCCAGCCTGGGTGCTGCCACCAACCAGAACAGTGCTGAGGGCCCCGGCCCCGACGGCCCGGACCCGGCGGCAACCTCGGCAACGGTCCTGCTGACGCAGGCGCTGGCGATCCTGACCCGGGCCAGGACGGCCCTGACCAACGAGCTGGCGGGGCTGGAGCGGGAACCGGCGCTGGAGCTGGCTGAACGGGTCGAGGTCACCGGCCGCGAGATCGACCTGCTGCGCCTGATCACCGCCCGCGCGGTCGATGAGGCAGCACCCGCCCCGATGCGCGACCTGGTCCTGGTCGACCACGCCGGCACCATGAACCGCAACGAGCCCACCGACGAGACCGCGACGGTCGAGCCGGTGAGCGGGTGCGCGCCGCGTCCGCCGGCGGGCGGGTCACCCTTTCGTCGGGCCAAGGACCTGCTCCGGGTCCGGTTGCGGATCTCCGCGGCCGAGGCCGGACGACGCATCGCGCTGGCCCACCGTGTCCTGCCCCGCCAGATGGTCACCGGCGAGATGGTCCCCCCACCCCTGGAACACCTCGGAGACGTTATCGCCTCCATCAGTGGTGACAGTGCCCGGCACGTGATCCGGGCCGTGAAACGGGTCCGGCCGCTGGTCGGTCCTGAGCTGGCCGGTCAGGTCGAGCAGACCCTGGCCGAAGAAGCGGTAGAGCTGGACCCGGACGCGATAGGAGTCCTGGCCGATCGGGCCATCGCCCTGCTGGACCCCGACGGACCCGCTCCCCGCGAGAGCGACCTGCGTCAAGGCCTGTACCAAGGACCCACCCACGACGGCCTGACCTCCTACCGCCTCGTGGTCGACCAGACCCAACGCGAGATCCTCCAGACCATCCTCGACACCGGCACCAACCCCCGCACCACCGCCAGCGCCGTGAGCGGCGACGCCGATGACGCCCGTCCCGACGCTGGTGCCGACAGTTCTGACGGTGGGATCGCGGACGATGCCGGCGGCCCGGACAGCGCAGCGGCCGCAACCGGCCCGGTCTCGGAGGCCGAGGCGGAGGCGATGCGGGCCGACACCCGCTCCCGAGCCCGCAAGATGCTCGACGCCCTCATGGCCGCCGCCGGCGCCGCCCTCCGCGTGGGTGACCTACCCCAGATCGCCGGACTCCCACCCCAGGTCCTGGTCACCATGCAGCTCAACGACCTCCTCACCAGCCTCGACCACAACGCCACCACCCACACCACCCCTGGTAGCGGTCTCGGTACCGGCCCCGGTCCTGGCCCCGGTGCCGGCGGCGTGACACCGGTCCCGATCACGGCCTGCGCCTGCAGTCAGGCCCCACCCTCACCCGGGACAACGAACCCACCAGGACTGGCCCAACCGTTCCAACCCACCGGCGGCATCGCCCTGCTCCCACACGCCGGACCCGTCCCCATCCACACCGTCAGACGACTGGCCTGCGACGCCGACCTCATCCCCATCGTCCTAGGCACCGACGGACGACTCCTGGACGTCGGCCACCACCACCGCCTCGTCCCCGCCTGGATGCGACGCGCCCTCATCGCCCGCGACCACGGCTGCACCTTCCCCGGCTGCACCATCCCCGCCACCTGGTGCGAAGCCCACCACATCATCAGCTGGCTCACCGGCGGCACCACCAGCACCGACAACTCACTCCTCCTCTGCCCCGCCCACCACCACCTCATCCACACCACCAACTGGACCCTCACCCACACCCCCACCGGCATCCACTTCCGCCCACCGTGGAGCACCCTGCCCACCCTCACCACCAACCCCATGCACACCGGCACCACCCCACGCACCACCCACCTCACCGGATGA
- the disA gene encoding DNA integrity scanning diadenylate cyclase DisA, with translation MSDLLPGATGRSILRAIAPGTALRDGLERILRGRTGALIVVGYDSVVESICSGGFEFDVAFSSTRLRELAKMDGAIVLDATASRILRAAVQLLPDASIETSESGTRHRTAQRAAVQTGLPIISVSQSMRIVAVYFQGERFVLEDSDAILSRANQALATLERYKSRLDEVSQTLSALEIEDLVTVRDVATVIQRLEMVRRISQEVAGYVSELGADGRLLSLQLEELVGNTWPDRDHVVRDYLDDRRGLDDALAGFEAIDSASLIDLAQIARMLGLGGAAGDVLDAAVSPRGYRMLARIPRLPTAIVESTVGHFGSLQRMLSATVEDFQLVDGIGAIRARSLREGLSRLAETSLIDRFV, from the coding sequence ATGTCCGACCTGCTCCCTGGCGCCACCGGCCGCAGCATCCTGCGGGCGATCGCCCCGGGTACCGCACTGCGCGACGGCCTCGAACGCATCCTTCGCGGCCGTACCGGCGCCCTCATCGTGGTCGGCTACGACTCCGTGGTCGAATCGATCTGCTCCGGCGGCTTCGAGTTCGACGTCGCCTTCTCCTCCACCCGGCTGCGTGAGCTCGCGAAGATGGACGGCGCGATCGTGCTCGATGCGACGGCGTCCCGCATCCTCCGCGCCGCCGTCCAGCTCCTGCCGGACGCCTCGATCGAGACCTCCGAGTCCGGCACGCGCCACCGCACGGCCCAGCGCGCCGCCGTCCAGACAGGACTCCCGATCATCTCGGTGAGCCAGTCGATGCGGATCGTCGCCGTGTACTTCCAGGGTGAGCGCTTCGTGCTGGAGGACTCCGATGCGATCCTCTCCCGCGCCAACCAGGCCCTCGCCACGCTCGAGCGGTACAAGTCCCGCCTCGACGAGGTCTCCCAGACCCTGTCAGCCCTCGAGATCGAGGATCTCGTGACGGTTCGCGACGTCGCGACCGTGATCCAGCGCCTCGAGATGGTCCGCCGGATCTCGCAGGAGGTCGCGGGTTACGTCTCCGAGCTCGGCGCTGACGGCCGCCTGCTCTCGCTCCAGCTCGAGGAGCTCGTCGGCAACACCTGGCCCGACCGTGACCACGTCGTCCGCGACTACCTGGACGACCGCCGCGGCCTCGACGACGCCCTCGCCGGCTTCGAGGCCATCGACTCCGCCTCGCTCATCGACCTCGCCCAGATCGCGCGGATGCTCGGCCTCGGCGGCGCGGCGGGCGACGTCCTGGACGCGGCCGTCTCGCCCCGCGGCTACCGCATGCTCGCGCGCATCCCGCGCCTTCCCACGGCGATCGTCGAGTCGACCGTCGGACACTTCGGGAGCTTGCAGCGCATGCTCTCGGCGACGGTCGAGGACTTCCAGCTGGTCGACGGGATCGGCGCGATCCGGGCCCGCTCGCTCCGCGAGGGGCTCTCGCGGCTGGCCGAGACCTCGCTCATCGACCGCTTCGTCTGA
- the radA gene encoding DNA repair protein RadA, with product MAAKTSRSTRASWECTDCGWRAAKWVGRCGECQAWGTVTEVGAEPTARATAATPPRSPARPIDEVEIALVATRATGVGELDRVLGGGLVPGAVILMAGEPGVGKSTLLLDVAGRMARGGTRVLYITGEESAAQVRLRAQRIGAVHPDLMLAAESDLGTVLGHVEAVDPGLLILDSVQTIASQSVEGAAGGVAQVREVAAGVIGTAKERHLPVVLVGHVTKDGGIAGPRVLEHLVDVVCQFEGDRHSRLRMVRAVKNRYGPTDEVGCFDLSDTGIVGLADPSGLFLSERATGEPGTCVTITLDGARPMPIEIQALVAPSATPHPRRATSGVESARVSMTLAVLESRLQLGLSSSDVYVSTIGGARAQEPSGDVAVALALASAHRRAPLRAGLVAVGEVSLTGQLRPITGLERRLGEANRLGFTQAVVPESARATLRAPKGMTVHFAADLRRAWELASEPAAAVVEASFR from the coding sequence ATGGCAGCCAAGACCTCGCGATCCACCCGTGCCTCCTGGGAGTGCACCGACTGCGGCTGGCGTGCCGCCAAGTGGGTGGGCCGCTGCGGCGAGTGCCAGGCGTGGGGCACGGTGACCGAGGTCGGCGCCGAGCCGACCGCCCGCGCGACGGCGGCGACGCCGCCCCGCTCCCCCGCGCGCCCGATCGACGAGGTCGAGATCGCGCTCGTGGCGACGCGGGCGACCGGCGTGGGCGAGCTCGACCGCGTGCTCGGCGGCGGCCTCGTCCCCGGCGCGGTGATCCTCATGGCCGGGGAGCCCGGCGTCGGGAAGTCGACGCTGCTGCTCGACGTCGCGGGACGCATGGCGCGCGGCGGCACGCGCGTCCTCTACATCACGGGTGAGGAGTCGGCGGCCCAGGTGCGGCTGCGTGCGCAGCGCATCGGCGCCGTGCACCCCGACCTCATGCTCGCCGCCGAGTCCGACCTGGGCACGGTGCTGGGGCACGTCGAGGCCGTCGACCCCGGCCTGCTCATCCTCGACTCGGTCCAGACGATCGCGTCGCAGTCCGTCGAGGGTGCCGCGGGCGGCGTCGCGCAGGTCCGTGAGGTCGCCGCCGGCGTCATCGGCACGGCGAAGGAGCGCCACCTGCCGGTGGTGCTCGTGGGGCACGTGACCAAGGACGGCGGGATCGCCGGGCCTCGCGTGCTCGAGCACCTCGTCGACGTCGTGTGCCAGTTCGAGGGCGACCGGCACTCGCGGCTGCGCATGGTCCGCGCCGTGAAGAACCGGTACGGCCCGACGGACGAGGTCGGCTGCTTCGACCTGTCCGACACGGGGATCGTGGGGCTCGCCGACCCCAGCGGCCTGTTCCTGTCCGAGCGCGCCACGGGTGAGCCCGGGACGTGCGTGACGATCACGCTCGACGGCGCGCGGCCGATGCCGATCGAGATCCAGGCGCTCGTCGCCCCCTCGGCCACCCCGCACCCCCGCCGTGCGACCTCCGGCGTCGAGTCGGCCCGCGTCAGCATGACGCTCGCGGTGCTCGAGTCGCGGCTGCAGCTGGGCCTGTCCTCGAGCGACGTCTACGTCTCCACGATCGGGGGCGCCCGGGCCCAGGAGCCCTCGGGCGACGTCGCCGTCGCGCTCGCGCTGGCGAGCGCCCACCGCCGCGCCCCGCTGCGGGCGGGACTCGTCGCCGTCGGGGAGGTCAGCCTGACCGGACAGCTCCGACCGATCACCGGCCTCGAGCGTCGCCTCGGGGAGGCGAACCGCCTGGGGTTCACCCAGGCCGTCGTCCCGGAGTCGGCGCGCGCCACCCTGCGCGCGCCGAAGGGGATGACGGTGCACTTCGCAGCGGACCTCCGTCGGGCGTGGGAGCTCGCGAGCGAGCCGGCGGCCGCCGTCGTCGAGGCCTCCTTCCGCTGA
- the proC gene encoding pyrroline-5-carboxylate reductase → MKIALLGSGVMGSAVLSSMVEADGVEEVVVTDVRGEVAREVAARHEANDAGVTVSGTDDNVAAVTGADVVVLAVKPQHMGTLLAQVRDAVEPSALVVSIAAGLTCAYLEAGLPDGVAVVRVMPNTPATIGRGVAALSAGTTAGPEHLDTVASLLARTGLVVRVPEHQQSVVTAISGSGPAYVFHLIDALAEAGTAGGLPRELALRLAAHTVAGSGLYAVESGQHPALLREAVSSPGGTTLAALEVLDERAVRAAYGAAARAAARRSDELSESLGAPSGEKA, encoded by the coding sequence ATGAAGATCGCTCTGCTGGGATCCGGGGTGATGGGCAGCGCCGTGCTGTCCTCGATGGTCGAGGCCGACGGCGTCGAGGAGGTGGTCGTCACCGACGTGCGCGGCGAGGTCGCCCGCGAGGTCGCGGCCCGCCACGAGGCGAACGACGCGGGCGTCACCGTGAGCGGCACCGACGACAACGTCGCCGCCGTGACGGGGGCCGACGTCGTCGTCCTGGCCGTGAAGCCGCAGCACATGGGCACGCTGCTCGCGCAGGTGCGCGACGCCGTCGAGCCCTCCGCCCTGGTGGTCTCGATCGCCGCCGGCCTCACCTGCGCCTACCTCGAGGCCGGGCTTCCCGACGGCGTCGCGGTCGTCCGGGTCATGCCCAACACCCCTGCCACGATCGGCCGCGGGGTGGCCGCGCTCAGCGCCGGCACGACGGCGGGCCCCGAGCACCTCGACACGGTCGCCTCGCTGCTGGCGCGCACCGGCCTCGTCGTCCGCGTGCCCGAGCACCAGCAGTCGGTCGTCACGGCGATCTCCGGCTCCGGCCCCGCGTACGTCTTCCACCTCATCGACGCGCTCGCGGAGGCCGGGACCGCCGGCGGGCTGCCGCGCGAGCTCGCCCTCCGGCTCGCCGCCCACACGGTCGCCGGCTCCGGGCTCTACGCCGTCGAGTCCGGCCAGCACCCCGCGCTGCTGCGGGAGGCCGTCTCCTCGCCCGGCGGGACCACGCTCGCCGCCCTCGAGGTGCTCGACGAGCGGGCCGTCCGCGCCGCCTACGGTGCGGCCGCGCGGGCCGCCGCCCGGCGCTCGGACGAGCTCAGCGAGAGCCTCGGGGCGCCGTCGGGGGAGAAGGCGTGA
- a CDS encoding LacI family DNA-binding transcriptional regulator, with translation MTGPFGGSEGSAPDPDPQPAKTDPQPSAPAPRRERPAGMAAVARRADVSHQTVSRVLNNHPSVRTSTRERVLQAMADLDYRPNRLARALVTSRSGLIGVVTSGSAKYGPTSTLMAVEEAARGAGYAASVTAVHDNDPEALATRMADTLLSFDSQAVEGVIVIAPRVSTVLALETISSRAPLLLIAAGVAPSSRFGVVSVDQSQGARAATAHLVAQGHTSIGHLAGPADWFDSRERYRGWVEELESAGLQPGPVWEGDWSADFGYDVGRRLVADPDRPTGIVASNDQMALGLLRAFGEAGVAVPGDVSVTGFDDIEGTAHFQPPLTTVRQDFAQLGEAAIASMLQMIEERTTPTGAVPLIPTELVVRASTGPARA, from the coding sequence GTGACCGGCCCGTTCGGTGGCTCCGAGGGGTCCGCCCCCGACCCCGACCCGCAGCCGGCCAAGACCGACCCGCAGCCCTCGGCCCCCGCACCCCGCCGCGAGCGCCCCGCGGGCATGGCGGCCGTGGCCCGCCGCGCCGACGTCTCCCACCAGACGGTCTCGCGCGTCCTGAACAACCATCCGAGTGTCCGGACGAGCACCCGCGAGCGCGTGCTGCAGGCGATGGCCGACCTCGACTACCGGCCGAACCGGCTCGCCCGCGCGCTCGTCACCTCCCGCTCCGGGCTGATCGGCGTCGTCACGAGCGGGTCGGCGAAGTACGGGCCGACCTCCACGCTGATGGCGGTGGAGGAGGCGGCTCGCGGCGCCGGCTACGCCGCGAGCGTCACCGCCGTGCACGACAACGACCCCGAGGCGCTCGCGACCCGGATGGCCGACACGCTGCTGTCCTTCGACTCGCAGGCCGTGGAGGGCGTCATCGTCATCGCGCCGCGCGTCAGCACGGTCCTCGCGCTGGAGACGATCAGCTCGCGCGCGCCCCTGCTGCTCATCGCGGCCGGGGTCGCCCCGAGCTCGCGGTTCGGGGTCGTCAGCGTCGACCAGAGCCAGGGCGCCCGGGCGGCGACGGCGCACCTCGTGGCTCAGGGACACACGAGCATCGGCCACCTCGCCGGCCCCGCCGACTGGTTCGACTCGCGCGAGCGTTACCGCGGCTGGGTCGAGGAGCTCGAGAGCGCCGGGCTGCAGCCCGGACCCGTCTGGGAGGGCGACTGGAGCGCGGACTTCGGTTACGACGTCGGGCGCCGGCTGGTCGCCGACCCGGACCGTCCGACCGGCATCGTCGCGTCCAACGACCAGATGGCCCTCGGGCTGCTGCGCGCGTTCGGCGAGGCGGGCGTCGCGGTGCCGGGCGACGTGAGCGTGACGGGCTTCGACGACATCGAGGGGACGGCGCACTTCCAGCCGCCGCTGACCACGGTGCGCCAGGACTTCGCCCAGCTCGGCGAGGCCGCGATCGCCTCGATGCTGCAGATGATCGAGGAGCGCACGACGCCGACCGGTGCGGTGCCGCTCATCCCGACGGAGCTCGTCGTGCGCGCCTCGACCGGTCCCGCGCGCGCCTGA
- a CDS encoding xylulokinase, which produces MTASAASSPAATTSPTATDAQHAAREALSAGRTTIGIELGSTRIKACLIGPDHEVLATGSHAWENTYLDRVWTYSLEEVWSGLAASVTGLLDDAEQRHGVRPTAVGGIGISAMMHGYLAFDASDELLVPFRTWRNTSTEAAATELTEALGHNIPMRWTAAHLYQAVLDDEAHVASLAHVTTLAGYVHWRLTGRKVVGVGDASGIFPIDPATHDYDATLLAQLDERIAAHRSDLPSVRDLFPASLEAGADAGSLTTEGAALLDPSGTLQAGIPLCPPEGDAGTGMVATNAIAPRTGNVSVGTSIFAMIVLEKPLEAVHHEIDLVTTPVGDLVAMVHCNNGASELGEWANVFHRFAGALGHGADRDTVFAALLAEALEGDADGGGLLAYNYLAGEPVTGLPEGRPLIVRTPDSSLTLGNLMRAQVYGAFGTLSLGMRILEREGVEVDALLAHGGLFRTAGVAQRLLAAAVGTAVAVGETASEGGAWGIAVLAAHQRAVAAAREAGDAVPTLATYLDERVFAGAEHVTVEPEADDMVGYASFLARYEAGLAIERAAIAAV; this is translated from the coding sequence ATGACAGCCTCAGCCGCGAGCAGCCCTGCCGCGACGACCAGCCCGACCGCCACCGACGCGCAGCACGCCGCGCGCGAGGCGCTCTCCGCCGGCCGCACCACCATCGGCATCGAGCTCGGTTCCACCCGCATCAAGGCCTGCCTCATCGGCCCGGACCACGAGGTCCTCGCCACCGGCAGCCACGCCTGGGAGAACACGTACCTCGACCGCGTCTGGACCTACTCGCTGGAGGAGGTGTGGTCCGGCCTCGCCGCGAGCGTCACCGGCCTGCTGGACGACGCCGAGCAGCGTCACGGCGTGCGGCCCACCGCGGTCGGCGGCATCGGCATCTCCGCGATGATGCACGGCTACCTGGCGTTCGACGCGAGCGACGAGCTCCTCGTCCCGTTCCGCACCTGGCGCAACACCAGCACCGAGGCAGCCGCCACGGAGCTGACGGAGGCGCTCGGCCACAACATCCCGATGCGTTGGACCGCCGCGCACCTGTACCAGGCGGTGCTCGACGACGAGGCGCACGTCGCCTCGCTGGCGCACGTGACGACGCTGGCCGGCTACGTCCACTGGCGTCTGACGGGCCGCAAGGTCGTCGGGGTCGGGGACGCGTCCGGCATCTTCCCGATCGACCCGGCCACGCACGACTACGACGCCACCCTGCTCGCGCAGCTCGACGAGCGCATCGCCGCCCACCGGTCGGACCTGCCCTCGGTGCGCGACCTCTTCCCGGCCTCGCTCGAGGCCGGCGCCGACGCCGGATCCCTGACGACGGAGGGCGCCGCGCTGCTCGACCCGAGCGGCACGCTCCAGGCCGGCATCCCGCTCTGCCCGCCCGAGGGCGACGCCGGCACGGGCATGGTCGCGACCAACGCGATCGCCCCGCGCACGGGCAACGTCAGCGTCGGCACCAGCATCTTCGCGATGATCGTGCTCGAGAAGCCGCTCGAGGCCGTCCACCACGAGATCGACCTCGTCACCACGCCCGTCGGCGACCTCGTCGCGATGGTGCACTGCAACAACGGGGCCAGCGAGCTGGGGGAGTGGGCGAACGTCTTCCACCGCTTCGCCGGGGCGCTCGGCCACGGCGCCGACCGCGACACCGTGTTCGCCGCGCTGCTCGCCGAGGCGCTGGAGGGCGACGCCGACGGCGGCGGGCTGCTCGCCTACAACTACCTCGCCGGCGAGCCCGTCACGGGCCTGCCCGAGGGACGACCGCTCATCGTCCGCACCCCCGACAGCAGCCTCACGCTCGGCAACCTCATGCGCGCGCAGGTCTACGGCGCGTTCGGCACGCTCAGCCTCGGGATGCGCATCCTCGAGCGCGAGGGCGTGGAGGTCGACGCGCTGCTCGCGCACGGCGGCCTGTTCCGCACCGCCGGCGTGGCCCAGCGACTGCTCGCCGCCGCCGTCGGCACCGCGGTCGCCGTCGGCGAGACGGCCAGCGAGGGCGGTGCCTGGGGCATCGCCGTCCTGGCCGCCCACCAGCGCGCGGTCGCGGCCGCCCGCGAGGCGGGGGACGCCGTCCCCACGCTCGCGACCTACCTGGACGAGCGCGTCTTCGCGGGTGCCGAGCACGTCACGGTGGAGCCGGAGGCGGACGACATGGTCGGCTACGCCTCCTTCCTCGCCCGTTACGAGGCTGGCCTCGCGATCGAGCGCGCCGCCATCGCAGCGGTCTGA